In one Bradyrhizobium cosmicum genomic region, the following are encoded:
- a CDS encoding DUF1800 domain-containing protein: protein MARDSQAALVALNRFGFGARGGASGDLINAASDPRGFVKAELARPNGVLLEAPGLQSTPQLGQAVFAYQDQLKQAREAAKETAKAAAPAEAPQQAPTDPKPASRRNLSLNTVATEIAGQMTEAKPDTMQPNTAAPPAAKPAPQPLNVIQKTFRAEALARLQRATLAECGFTERLVVFWSNHFCISASKGELARIWAGAFEREAIRPHVLGRFADMLKAVEQHPAMLFFLDNQQSLGPDSRAGQNRKRGLNENLAREIMELHTLGVGGGYTQEDVTSLARIITGWTFAGRQGQLGTPGSFAFNANAHQPGAQMLLGKTYEATGLAQGEAALADIARHPSTANFVATKFVRHFVADDPPPALVARLRDVFVKTDGDLKALATALVDSDEAWKAPLTKMRSPYDFLVASGRLLARVPEDPGAYLSSLNLLGQPLWTPAGPNGFPDTSAAWAAPEGMKLRLDIAAQLGARLGNNIDPLDLLEFAAADAASIETRKTIERAESRQQALALLLMSPEMQRR, encoded by the coding sequence ATGGCCCGCGATTCGCAAGCCGCGCTCGTCGCGCTCAACCGTTTCGGCTTCGGGGCCCGCGGCGGGGCGTCCGGCGATCTGATCAACGCAGCCAGCGATCCGCGCGGCTTCGTGAAGGCGGAGCTGGCGCGTCCGAACGGCGTGCTGCTGGAGGCGCCCGGCCTGCAATCGACGCCGCAACTCGGCCAGGCCGTGTTCGCCTATCAGGACCAGCTCAAGCAGGCGCGCGAAGCCGCCAAAGAAACGGCCAAAGCCGCCGCGCCCGCTGAAGCGCCGCAACAGGCGCCAACCGATCCGAAGCCCGCGTCACGCCGCAATCTCTCGCTGAATACGGTCGCAACCGAGATCGCCGGCCAGATGACCGAGGCGAAGCCGGATACGATGCAGCCGAATACGGCCGCGCCGCCCGCCGCAAAACCGGCGCCGCAGCCGCTCAACGTGATCCAGAAAACCTTTCGCGCCGAGGCGCTGGCGCGGCTGCAGCGCGCGACGCTGGCGGAGTGCGGCTTCACCGAGCGGCTCGTCGTATTCTGGTCGAACCATTTCTGCATCTCCGCGAGCAAGGGCGAACTGGCACGGATCTGGGCCGGCGCGTTCGAGCGTGAGGCGATCCGGCCGCATGTGCTCGGGCGGTTCGCCGACATGCTCAAGGCGGTCGAGCAGCATCCGGCCATGCTGTTCTTCCTCGACAATCAGCAATCGCTCGGACCGGATTCGCGTGCAGGGCAGAACCGCAAGCGCGGGCTGAACGAGAACCTCGCGCGCGAGATCATGGAGCTGCATACGCTCGGCGTCGGCGGCGGCTACACACAGGAGGACGTGACCTCGCTCGCGCGCATCATCACGGGCTGGACCTTTGCCGGACGGCAGGGGCAGCTCGGCACGCCCGGCTCCTTCGCGTTCAACGCCAATGCGCACCAGCCGGGGGCGCAAATGCTGCTCGGCAAGACCTACGAGGCGACGGGGCTGGCACAGGGCGAGGCCGCGCTCGCCGACATCGCGCGCCATCCATCGACCGCGAATTTCGTCGCCACCAAATTCGTCCGTCACTTCGTCGCCGACGATCCGCCGCCGGCCCTGGTGGCGCGCCTGCGCGATGTCTTCGTCAAGACTGACGGGGATCTCAAGGCGCTGGCGACGGCGCTGGTCGATTCCGACGAGGCCTGGAAGGCGCCGCTGACCAAGATGCGGTCGCCGTATGACTTCCTGGTCGCGAGCGGCAGGCTGCTCGCGCGCGTGCCGGAGGATCCCGGCGCCTATCTCAGCAGTCTCAATCTGCTCGGCCAGCCCTTGTGGACACCGGCAGGGCCGAACGGTTTCCCCGACACAAGCGCCGCCTGGGCCGCACCTGAGGGCATGAAGCTGCGGCTCGACATCGCCGCGCAATTGGGGGCGCGGCTCGGCAACAACATCGATCCGCTCGACCTGCTGGAATTCGCCGCGGCGGACGCGGCCTCGATCGAAACCCGCAAGACCATCGAGCGCGCGGAATCGCGGCAGCAGGCCCTGGCCCTGCTGTTGATGTCGCCGGAAATGCAGCGGAGATGA
- a CDS encoding cysteine-rich CWC family protein: MTNPKESATPEPRRLACSRCGTEFGCDLSGTCWCAEETAKLPMPVKGEDCLCRECLRKAAAVPAK, translated from the coding sequence ATGACAAATCCGAAAGAATCCGCGACGCCGGAACCGCGCCGCCTCGCCTGTTCCCGCTGCGGCACCGAGTTCGGCTGCGATCTCTCGGGCACGTGCTGGTGCGCGGAGGAAACGGCAAAGCTGCCGATGCCGGTCAAGGGCGAGGATTGTCTGTGCCGGGAGTGTCTGCGCAAGGCAGCCGCGGTTCCCGCGAAATAG
- a CDS encoding PAS-domain containing protein yields MRFGWRAISGPVLTAAVALLAILLDRHVPIPSPAPLLVGIVALAGTLSGFASAMTSAALAVIGAGLFFLSHHGVSFGAAADLVRLGLLAMTAFGTAGITGLMRERLLDTFAAERKSHATATRLSAALDEVDIGIVLLDAETRAEFINRAFRDYFALPDEIADAKPPFVALMYHGRDTGAFELPEDELGTFIAQRMETVRIGDATPINVNLRNGEVLRFVCAVLPDGGRMLSYTPVTDLVRHTDAPSRADYYRSLRDPTGRRLIRYLRVAE; encoded by the coding sequence ATGCGATTCGGATGGCGTGCGATCTCCGGTCCTGTGCTGACGGCAGCGGTCGCGCTGCTGGCGATCCTGCTCGATCGTCATGTCCCCATCCCCTCGCCCGCGCCGCTGCTCGTCGGTATCGTCGCGCTGGCGGGAACGCTGTCGGGCTTCGCCTCGGCCATGACCAGCGCGGCGCTCGCCGTGATCGGCGCTGGGCTGTTCTTCCTCAGCCATCACGGCGTATCCTTCGGCGCAGCAGCGGATCTGGTCCGGCTTGGCCTGCTCGCCATGACAGCCTTCGGCACCGCAGGCATCACCGGCCTGATGCGTGAGCGGCTGCTCGACACCTTCGCCGCCGAGCGAAAGAGCCACGCCACCGCCACGCGGCTGTCGGCCGCGCTCGACGAGGTCGACATCGGCATCGTGCTGCTCGATGCGGAGACGCGAGCCGAATTCATCAACCGCGCCTTTCGCGACTATTTCGCGCTGCCGGACGAAATCGCCGACGCAAAGCCGCCGTTCGTCGCGCTGATGTATCACGGCCGCGACACCGGCGCATTCGAGCTCCCGGAAGACGAGCTCGGCACCTTCATCGCGCAGCGCATGGAAACGGTGCGGATCGGCGATGCCACACCGATCAACGTCAATCTGCGCAATGGCGAGGTGCTGCGCTTCGTCTGCGCCGTGCTGCCCGACGGCGGCCGCATGCTGAGCTACACGCCGGTGACCGACCTCGTGCGCCACACCGACGCGCCCTCGCGCGCCGACTACTACCGATCGCTGCGCGATCCCACCGGCCGCAGGCTGATCCGGTATCTGCGCGTCGCGGAGTGA
- a CDS encoding antibiotic biosynthesis monooxygenase family protein gives MYIAMNRFRVAKGSESAFEQVWLTRDTHLDKVPGFVEFHLLKGPELEDHTLYASHTIWANHAAFEAWTKSEAFRAAHARAGDHKPSYLGHPQFEGFEVIQTVGGGAK, from the coding sequence ATGTACATCGCCATGAACCGCTTCCGCGTCGCCAAGGGCTCCGAGTCCGCCTTCGAGCAGGTCTGGCTGACGCGCGACACGCACCTGGACAAGGTGCCGGGCTTCGTCGAATTCCACTTGCTGAAGGGGCCGGAGCTCGAGGACCATACGCTCTATGCCTCGCACACGATCTGGGCGAACCATGCCGCATTCGAGGCCTGGACCAAATCCGAGGCGTTCCGTGCGGCGCACGCGCGGGCCGGGGATCACAAGCCGTCCTATCTCGGCCATCCGCAATTCGAAGGCTTCGAGGTGATCCAGACGGTCGGCGGCGGCGCGAAGTAG
- a CDS encoding sulfite exporter TauE/SafE family protein: protein MTPFMIAALGLLMVGTAFLSGLFGMAGGLILIGVLLALMPLPTAMVLHAITQMASNGWRALLWRAHIRWRPVANYMVGCAVALAAWSLTRYVPDKPMALLLLGVTPFMARLLPANIKPDPDRLWQGTVYGTICMGLMLMTGVSGPLLDTFFLGGDFGRREKVATKAMCQLVSHFTKLIYFGGVIDQAASLDPVLAGVAILASMLGTTLARRILEAMTDQQFIAWSNKLITTIACYYIAYGGWLLLRTDVAAAFDKGGLQ from the coding sequence GTGACGCCCTTCATGATCGCTGCCCTCGGATTGCTGATGGTCGGCACCGCGTTCCTGTCGGGGCTGTTCGGCATGGCCGGCGGGTTGATCCTGATCGGCGTGCTGCTGGCCCTGATGCCGCTGCCGACCGCGATGGTGCTGCACGCGATCACGCAGATGGCGTCCAATGGCTGGCGCGCGTTGCTCTGGCGCGCGCATATCCGCTGGCGGCCGGTGGCCAACTATATGGTCGGCTGCGCCGTCGCGCTCGCGGCCTGGTCGCTGACCCGCTACGTGCCTGACAAGCCGATGGCGCTGCTGCTGCTCGGCGTCACCCCGTTCATGGCGCGGCTGCTGCCCGCGAATATCAAGCCGGATCCCGACCGTCTCTGGCAGGGCACGGTCTACGGCACGATCTGCATGGGCCTGATGCTGATGACCGGTGTCTCGGGGCCGCTGCTCGACACCTTCTTCCTCGGCGGTGATTTCGGCCGGCGCGAGAAGGTGGCGACCAAGGCGATGTGCCAACTCGTCAGCCACTTCACCAAGCTGATCTATTTCGGCGGTGTGATCGACCAGGCCGCCAGCCTCGATCCCGTGCTCGCCGGCGTCGCGATTCTCGCCTCGATGCTCGGCACCACGCTGGCGCGGCGCATCCTCGAAGCCATGACCGACCAGCAATTCATCGCCTGGTCGAACAAGCTGATCACCACCATCGCCTGCTACTACATCGCCTATGGCGGCTGGCTGCTGCTCCGCACGGACGTCGCGGCCGCCTTCGACAAGGGAGGATTGCAATGA
- a CDS encoding GNAT family N-acetyltransferase, translating into MSLSIRSVTKQDYDQWLPLWDGYNAFYGRSGPTALAPEITRMTWQRFFDAYEPVHALVAESDGKLLGLTHYLFHRSTTAIEPSCYLQDLFTSEAARGKGVGSALIHGVYERARLAGSPRVYWQTHETNVTAQRLYDQVAERSGFIVYRKVF; encoded by the coding sequence ATGTCGCTCAGCATTCGCTCCGTCACCAAGCAGGACTACGATCAGTGGCTGCCGCTGTGGGACGGCTACAACGCCTTTTACGGCCGCTCGGGCCCGACCGCGCTCGCGCCCGAGATCACGAGGATGACGTGGCAGCGCTTCTTCGATGCCTATGAGCCGGTGCATGCGCTGGTCGCAGAGAGCGACGGCAAGCTGCTCGGGCTGACGCACTATCTGTTTCATCGCAGCACCACCGCGATCGAGCCGTCGTGCTATTTGCAGGACCTGTTCACGAGCGAAGCCGCGCGGGGCAAGGGCGTCGGCTCGGCGTTGATCCATGGCGTCTATGAGCGCGCCAGGCTCGCGGGATCGCCGCGGGTCTACTGGCAGACGCACGAGACCAACGTCACGGCGCAGCGCCTGTACGACCAGGTTGCCGAGCGCTCGGGCTTCATCGTCTATCGCAAGGTGTTCTGA
- a CDS encoding LysR substrate-binding domain-containing protein has translation MRRLLFLNGIKAFEAAARTGSFAAAGLELSVSAAAVSRMVHLLEDRLGVALFERKANKLVLTQAGRAYQSGLTPIFDALASLTAQVTAPSSVRVLTIGVGHTFAMRWLIPRLSEFRSEEPDIEVRFTTGGASVPFGEDWSCGIKLGTGDWPGLVAEPLFAGDLTPVCVPRLAASLKRPADLKGPSLIRVEHSPEDWPIWLKAANLPRINPRGPEFQFYGQALQAAADGLGIAMGIRPYIDDDLAAGRLVAPFDLSVPKGMRWYLVYRSFQTEQRDFAAFRRWIMRAASEPAARPVKRIGRASPRK, from the coding sequence TTGCGGCGACTGCTGTTTCTCAACGGCATCAAGGCGTTCGAGGCGGCCGCGCGGACCGGCAGCTTTGCCGCGGCCGGGCTCGAGCTCAGCGTGTCGGCAGCCGCCGTCAGCCGCATGGTGCATCTGCTCGAGGACCGGCTCGGCGTCGCGCTGTTCGAGCGCAAGGCCAACAAGCTGGTGCTGACGCAGGCCGGGCGCGCCTATCAGAGCGGGCTGACGCCGATCTTCGATGCGCTGGCGAGCCTCACCGCGCAGGTGACGGCGCCCTCCAGCGTGCGCGTGCTCACCATCGGCGTCGGACATACGTTTGCGATGCGCTGGCTGATCCCGCGGCTGTCGGAATTTCGCAGCGAGGAGCCCGACATCGAGGTGCGCTTCACCACCGGCGGCGCCTCGGTGCCGTTCGGCGAGGACTGGAGTTGCGGCATCAAGCTCGGCACCGGCGACTGGCCGGGGCTGGTGGCCGAGCCGCTGTTCGCCGGCGATCTCACGCCGGTCTGCGTGCCGCGGCTCGCCGCCTCGCTGAAACGGCCGGCCGACCTGAAGGGCCCGAGCCTGATCCGCGTCGAACATTCGCCCGAGGACTGGCCGATCTGGCTGAAGGCCGCGAACCTCCCCCGTATCAATCCGCGCGGGCCGGAGTTCCAGTTCTACGGCCAAGCGCTGCAGGCCGCCGCCGACGGGCTCGGCATTGCCATGGGCATCCGGCCCTATATCGACGACGACCTCGCCGCCGGACGGCTGGTCGCGCCGTTCGACCTTTCGGTGCCCAAGGGCATGCGCTGGTATCTGGTCTATCGCAGCTTCCAGACCGAGCAGCGTGACTTTGCCGCGTTCCGCCGCTGGATCATGCGTGCGGCCTCGGAGCCCGCTGCCCGCCCCGTCAAGCGGATCGGTCGCGCCTCGCCGCGGAAGTGA
- a CDS encoding pyridoxal phosphate-dependent aminotransferase, whose translation MSFLAAALDRVKPSATIAVTDKARALKAAGRNVIGLGAGEPDFDTPANIKLAAIHAIEAGKTKYTAVDGIPELKEAIIGKFQRENGLTYKPNQIIVGTGGKQVLYNALMATINPGDEVIIPAPYWVSYPEMVALAGGEPVPVVCTAATGFKLQADALERAITPKTKWVILCSPSNPTGAAYTRAELKALTDVLVKHPHVWVMTDDMYEHLVYDDFQFTTVAQVEPKLYDRTLTVNGVSKAYCMTGWRIGYAGGPAQLIKAMATIQSQSTSNPSSIAQWAAVEALNGPQDFIPANNKVFKERRDLVVSMLNQAKGIECPRPEGAFYVYPSCAGTIGKTAPSGKVISNDEDFVTELLETEGVAVVQGSAFGLGPAFRISYATKTSDLEDACKRIQRFCGNLR comes from the coding sequence ATGTCCTTCCTTGCCGCTGCGCTCGACCGTGTGAAGCCGTCCGCGACCATCGCGGTCACGGATAAAGCACGCGCGCTGAAAGCGGCGGGCCGCAACGTCATCGGCCTCGGTGCCGGCGAGCCCGACTTCGACACGCCGGCCAACATCAAGCTGGCGGCGATCCACGCCATCGAAGCCGGCAAGACCAAGTACACCGCGGTCGACGGCATTCCCGAGCTGAAGGAAGCCATCATCGGCAAGTTTCAGCGCGAGAACGGTCTCACGTACAAGCCGAACCAGATCATCGTCGGCACCGGCGGCAAGCAGGTGCTCTACAACGCGCTGATGGCGACCATCAATCCGGGCGACGAGGTGATCATTCCGGCGCCGTACTGGGTCAGCTATCCCGAGATGGTGGCGCTCGCCGGTGGCGAGCCGGTGCCGGTGGTCTGCACCGCCGCGACTGGCTTCAAGCTGCAGGCCGATGCGCTCGAGCGCGCGATCACGCCGAAGACCAAATGGGTCATCCTGTGCTCGCCGTCGAACCCGACGGGAGCCGCCTACACCAGGGCCGAGCTGAAGGCGCTCACCGACGTGCTGGTCAAGCATCCGCATGTGTGGGTGATGACCGACGACATGTACGAGCATCTCGTCTACGACGACTTCCAGTTCACCACCGTCGCGCAGGTCGAGCCGAAACTCTACGACCGCACCCTCACCGTGAACGGCGTGTCGAAGGCCTATTGCATGACCGGCTGGCGCATCGGCTATGCCGGTGGTCCCGCGCAGCTGATCAAGGCGATGGCGACGATCCAGTCGCAGTCGACCTCGAACCCGTCGTCGATCGCGCAATGGGCCGCGGTGGAAGCGCTGAACGGTCCGCAGGACTTCATCCCCGCCAACAACAAGGTGTTCAAGGAGCGCCGCGACCTCGTGGTCTCGATGCTCAACCAGGCCAAGGGCATCGAGTGCCCGCGGCCCGAAGGCGCCTTCTACGTCTATCCGTCCTGCGCCGGCACGATCGGCAAGACCGCGCCGTCGGGCAAGGTGATCAGCAATGACGAGGACTTCGTCACCGAGCTGCTCGAGACCGAGGGCGTTGCGGTCGTGCAGGGTTCGGCCTTCGGCCTTGGACCTGCATTCCGCATCTCCTACGCGACCAAGACCTCGGACCTCGAAGACGCCTGCAAGCGCATCCAGCGCTTCTGCGGTAATCTGCGGTAG
- a CDS encoding aldo/keto reductase, protein MEIRNLGASGLRVSAVGLGCNNFGQRIDLEASRKVIHRALDSGITLFDTADIYSNMGGSENVLGAVLGDRRKDIVLATKYSKPMAEDGTKQGASRRYIMAAVEASLKRLKTDYIDLYQQHDYDPLTPIEESLRALDDLVRQGKVRYIGNSNFPAWRIAEAEYVARAMNISRFVSCQDEYSLVVRDIEKDLLPAAQEYKLGLLPFFPLASGLLTGKYKKGEAAPGDTRFGQTPRLRDRYVTPRNEAIVEKLQAFAQARGHSMLELAFSWLAGRPQVSSVIAGATRAEQIEQNVKAIAWKLTAEEMAEIDKITQA, encoded by the coding sequence ATGGAAATTCGTAATCTCGGCGCCTCCGGCCTGCGCGTGTCCGCCGTCGGGCTCGGCTGCAACAATTTCGGCCAGCGCATCGACCTCGAAGCCTCGCGCAAGGTGATCCATCGCGCGCTCGACAGCGGCATCACGCTGTTCGACACCGCCGACATCTATTCGAACATGGGCGGCTCGGAAAACGTGCTGGGCGCGGTGCTCGGCGATCGCCGCAAGGACATCGTGCTGGCGACGAAATACTCCAAGCCGATGGCCGAGGACGGCACCAAGCAGGGCGCCTCGCGCCGCTACATCATGGCGGCCGTGGAAGCGAGCCTGAAGCGGCTGAAGACCGATTACATCGATCTCTACCAGCAGCACGATTACGATCCGCTGACGCCGATCGAGGAAAGCCTGCGCGCGCTCGACGATCTCGTCCGGCAAGGCAAGGTCCGCTATATCGGCAATTCGAACTTTCCGGCGTGGCGCATCGCGGAGGCGGAGTACGTCGCTCGCGCGATGAATATCAGCCGCTTCGTTTCGTGCCAGGACGAATATTCGCTGGTCGTGCGCGACATCGAGAAGGACCTGTTGCCTGCTGCGCAAGAATACAAGCTCGGCCTGTTGCCGTTCTTCCCGCTCGCCAGCGGACTCCTGACCGGCAAGTACAAGAAGGGCGAGGCCGCACCCGGCGACACCCGCTTCGGCCAGACGCCGCGGCTCCGCGACCGCTACGTCACGCCGCGCAACGAGGCCATCGTCGAGAAGCTGCAGGCCTTCGCGCAGGCGCGCGGCCACTCCATGCTCGAGCTCGCTTTCTCCTGGCTCGCCGGCCGCCCGCAGGTCTCAAGCGTCATCGCCGGCGCGACCCGCGCCGAGCAGATCGAGCAGAACGTCAAGGCCATCGCGTGGAAGCTGACCGCCGAGGAGATGGCGGAGATCGACAAGATCACGCAAGCTTAA
- a CDS encoding DUF1501 domain-containing protein produces MIDCVENRLLTSRRGLLLGGASFAAWAYLPKFARAADGRDPRLVVVILRGALDGLSTVAPVGDPDYAGLHGSIALTAEGAHTALMLDSFFALHPSMPEFARMYRDQHAAVIHAVATPYRDRSHFDGQDVLESGYAGPGRVQSGWLNRALEALPRGERVSSGLAVGPTTPLVLRGNAPTVGWAPVALPQADDDTAMRLVDLYRHRDPALASALSQGLQLDKVASGDDMKPKPGNQVAQMRQVARGAAKLMAADDGPRIAALAFDGWDTHANEGGPVGRLAFLLGGLDGALAEFESGLGERWRDTAIVVATEFGRTARINGTDGTDHGTGTIALLAGGAVKGGRVISDWPGLKLANLYEGRDLKPTTDLRSVIKGVLQGQFGLSDRVLAETVFPDSASARPMKGLVA; encoded by the coding sequence ATGATCGATTGCGTCGAGAACCGCCTCCTCACCTCGCGCCGAGGGCTGCTGCTCGGCGGCGCCTCCTTCGCGGCCTGGGCCTATTTGCCGAAATTCGCGCGCGCGGCCGACGGGCGCGATCCCAGGCTGGTCGTGGTGATCCTGCGCGGCGCGCTCGACGGGCTCTCGACCGTCGCGCCGGTCGGTGACCCCGACTATGCCGGCCTGCACGGATCGATCGCGCTGACGGCGGAAGGTGCGCATACCGCGCTCATGCTCGACAGCTTCTTCGCGCTGCATCCGTCGATGCCCGAGTTCGCGCGCATGTATCGCGATCAACATGCCGCGGTGATCCATGCAGTCGCGACGCCCTATCGCGACCGCTCGCATTTCGATGGCCAGGACGTGCTCGAAAGCGGCTATGCCGGGCCGGGCCGGGTGCAATCCGGCTGGCTCAACCGCGCGCTGGAAGCGCTGCCGCGCGGCGAGCGTGTATCCAGCGGCCTCGCGGTCGGTCCGACCACGCCGCTGGTGCTGCGCGGCAATGCGCCGACCGTCGGCTGGGCCCCGGTCGCGCTGCCGCAGGCCGATGACGACACCGCGATGCGGCTGGTCGATCTCTATCGTCACCGCGATCCCGCGCTGGCTTCGGCGCTGTCGCAGGGCCTCCAGCTCGACAAGGTCGCGAGCGGCGACGACATGAAGCCGAAGCCCGGCAACCAGGTCGCGCAGATGCGGCAGGTGGCGCGCGGGGCGGCAAAGCTGATGGCGGCCGATGACGGCCCGCGCATTGCCGCGCTCGCATTCGACGGCTGGGACACGCATGCCAATGAAGGCGGCCCCGTCGGGCGTCTCGCCTTCCTGCTCGGCGGGCTCGACGGCGCGCTCGCCGAATTCGAAAGCGGTTTGGGCGAGCGCTGGCGCGACACCGCAATCGTGGTCGCCACCGAGTTCGGCCGCACCGCGCGCATCAACGGCACCGACGGCACCGATCATGGCACCGGCACCATCGCGCTGCTCGCCGGCGGCGCCGTGAAAGGCGGCCGCGTCATCTCCGACTGGCCTGGCCTGAAGCTAGCGAACCTTTATGAAGGCCGTGACCTCAAGCCGACCACCGATTTGCGTTCCGTGATCAAGGGCGTGCTGCAGGGTCAGTTCGGCCTGTCTGATCGCGTGCTCGCGGAGACGGTGTTCCCCGACAGCGCGAGCGCAAGGCCGATGAAGGGATTGGTTGCCTGA
- a CDS encoding glutathione S-transferase family protein gives MYKLYSMQRSGNSYKVRLALALLNVPYEAVEVDILRGESRTPDFLTKNPSGQVPLLEVGDDRYLAESNAILWYVAVGTPLAPENRIDRAEALQWMFFEQHALEPNIGAAYFWLSLVKGGRDLQTHALEDWMERGYGALQVMENHLKTNAYFAARQLTVADIALYGYTHLADRCDFDLVAFPAIRDWLKRVEAAPGFVAMDWRPADIDNPASIAAGA, from the coding sequence ATGTACAAGCTCTATTCGATGCAGCGCTCCGGCAACAGCTACAAGGTCCGCCTTGCGCTGGCGCTGTTGAACGTGCCTTACGAAGCGGTCGAGGTGGACATTCTGCGCGGCGAGAGCCGCACGCCGGACTTTCTGACCAAGAACCCGTCGGGCCAGGTGCCGCTGCTCGAGGTCGGCGACGACCGCTATCTCGCCGAGTCCAACGCCATCCTCTGGTACGTCGCCGTCGGCACGCCGCTGGCGCCGGAGAACCGCATCGACCGTGCCGAGGCGCTGCAGTGGATGTTCTTCGAGCAGCACGCGCTCGAACCGAACATCGGGGCTGCCTATTTCTGGCTGTCGCTGGTCAAGGGCGGCCGCGACCTGCAGACCCACGCGCTGGAGGACTGGATGGAGCGCGGTTATGGCGCGCTCCAGGTGATGGAGAACCATCTCAAGACCAACGCCTATTTCGCGGCCCGCCAACTCACGGTCGCCGACATCGCGCTGTACGGCTACACCCATCTTGCCGACCGCTGCGACTTCGACCTCGTGGCCTTCCCGGCGATCCGGGACTGGCTGAAGCGCGTCGAAGCCGCTCCCGGCTTCGTGGCGATGGACTGGCGGCCGGCCGACATCGATAACCCCGCCAGCATCGCGGCGGGCGCCTGA
- a CDS encoding glutathione S-transferase family protein — protein MSLKLYELVGTDAARPFSPFCWRTRMALAHKGLSAETLPWRFTEKSAIAPHGSEKVPVLLHHDKPVVDSWTIANYLEDNFPNQPSLFGGEGGRAMARMINAWGDIAIVGGIFPLIIADIPNNLAEVDAAYFRQSREARFGGKTLEQVMASRDAGVVAFRKSLEVMRQTLKKQPFIGGSAPNYADYIVFGGFQWARVVSPFKLLETDDPVYAWREKLLDAFDGMARTSPGHAV, from the coding sequence ATGTCACTCAAACTCTACGAACTCGTCGGCACCGACGCCGCGCGCCCGTTCAGCCCGTTTTGCTGGCGCACGCGGATGGCGCTCGCGCACAAGGGCCTTTCGGCGGAAACGCTGCCCTGGCGCTTCACCGAGAAGAGCGCGATCGCGCCGCACGGCTCGGAGAAGGTCCCGGTGCTGCTGCACCACGACAAGCCGGTGGTCGATTCCTGGACGATCGCGAATTATCTCGAAGACAATTTTCCAAACCAGCCGTCGCTGTTCGGCGGCGAGGGCGGCCGCGCCATGGCGCGCATGATCAACGCCTGGGGCGACATCGCCATCGTCGGCGGCATCTTTCCGCTGATCATCGCTGACATCCCGAACAACCTCGCCGAGGTCGACGCAGCCTATTTCCGCCAATCGCGCGAGGCGCGCTTCGGCGGCAAGACGCTGGAACAGGTGATGGCGAGCCGCGATGCCGGTGTGGTCGCGTTCCGCAAGTCGCTCGAGGTGATGCGGCAGACCCTGAAGAAGCAGCCCTTCATCGGCGGCAGCGCGCCGAACTATGCCGACTACATCGTGTTCGGCGGTTTTCAGTGGGCGCGGGTGGTGAGCCCGTTCAAGCTGCTGGAGACGGATGATCCGGTGTACGCCTGGCGCGAGAAACTGCTCGACGCATTCGACGGCATGGCGCGGACATCGCCGGGGCATGCGGTGTGA